The following proteins are co-located in the Streptococcus anginosus genome:
- a CDS encoding Abi family protein, which produces MGRNKNKKKKGKGRIIKLFRNYGYISTDSFGQEGEELPFQFTSEMIKEIDGIEYIEYSEEVEFNIKKGVSLRDKIIREAVELRFDSRNLVQKKRGGSKSYLNQVKEKFDLFNIQLPSKIHMEKEIREPELINDKFIASKLKHFYDFVLVDDDAILYEYLKKIGFQPYMLDYLVNGLFIEKNLGNLKKIDVKHIVKINDIDKVFREKILRWILGIENSYKSLLSRLSTQREGGDDIAAKVVRYWKNSTDDVKKGQYKRAQDRYKYLSYSDKFDYINCDIIPLDDLMDQMDLSTLESLLVKFDDFSKESISTGGRLLTPFVRDIVLHKTVLSDLRIIRNAAAHGRFVIPTIVNPDYNPNWDLEFDNPLERTKIKDWFIFGYLKQVLMSQGFDELMSVKVAQTIFGNPYRKAWFELNFIYHRFISLFDDKMYNDFKNESNYFLDYDSDYDRNEQEKNVNPILKDIGDLTMFESDALLQYFPPAYKIIANEASLAEETATLHFNKTRMDLQRYF; this is translated from the coding sequence ATGGGTAGAAATAAAAACAAGAAGAAAAAAGGTAAAGGAAGAATTATCAAGCTATTTAGAAATTACGGATATATTTCTACTGATAGCTTTGGTCAAGAAGGAGAAGAGCTTCCATTTCAATTTACTTCTGAGATGATAAAAGAAATCGATGGTATTGAATACATTGAATATAGTGAAGAAGTGGAGTTTAATATAAAAAAGGGAGTGTCTCTTAGAGATAAGATAATTAGAGAAGCTGTTGAGTTGAGATTTGATTCCCGAAATCTAGTCCAGAAAAAGCGGGGAGGATCAAAATCTTATTTGAATCAAGTGAAAGAGAAATTTGATTTATTTAATATTCAACTGCCATCCAAAATTCATATGGAGAAAGAAATTAGAGAACCAGAATTGATAAACGATAAGTTTATTGCTTCTAAGTTAAAACATTTTTATGATTTTGTTTTGGTGGACGATGATGCTATTTTATATGAATATCTGAAAAAAATAGGCTTTCAACCTTATATGTTAGATTATCTTGTTAATGGTCTTTTTATCGAAAAAAACTTAGGTAATTTAAAAAAAATTGATGTAAAACATATTGTGAAAATTAACGATATTGATAAAGTATTTAGAGAAAAGATATTAAGATGGATATTAGGGATTGAAAATTCATACAAAAGCTTATTAAGCAGGTTATCTACTCAGAGAGAAGGTGGGGATGATATCGCTGCTAAAGTTGTAAGATATTGGAAAAATTCAACCGATGATGTTAAGAAGGGGCAATATAAGAGAGCTCAAGATCGATATAAGTATCTAAGTTACTCAGATAAATTTGATTATATTAATTGCGATATAATACCATTAGATGACTTAATGGATCAAATGGATTTGAGTACTTTAGAATCTTTGCTTGTTAAGTTTGATGATTTTTCAAAAGAAAGTATTTCTACAGGGGGACGTTTATTAACTCCTTTTGTCAGAGATATTGTTTTACATAAAACAGTACTTTCAGATTTAAGAATTATAAGAAATGCAGCGGCACATGGAAGGTTTGTGATTCCAACTATAGTAAATCCTGATTATAATCCTAACTGGGATTTAGAGTTTGATAACCCTCTTGAAAGAACTAAAATTAAAGATTGGTTCATATTTGGTTATTTAAAACAGGTACTGATGTCCCAAGGATTTGACGAGCTTATGTCAGTTAAGGTTGCACAAACCATTTTTGGTAATCCCTACAGAAAAGCTTGGTTTGAACTTAATTTTATTTATCATCGATTCATTAGTCTTTTTGATGATAAAATGTATAATGATTTTAAAAACGAATCGAATTATTTCTTAGATTATGACAGTGATTATGATAGAAATGAACAAGAAAAAAATGTCAATCCCATTTTAAAAGATATTGGAGACTTAACAATGTTTGAGTCAGATGCACTTCTTCAGTATTTTCCTCCAGCATACAAAATAATAGCAAATGAAGCATCACTTGCAGAGGAAACAGCAACACTCCATTTTAATAAAACAAGAATGGATTTGCAGAGGTATTTTTGA
- the parE gene encoding DNA topoisomerase IV subunit B, with translation MAKKEININNYNDDAIQVLEGLDAVRKRPGMYIGSTDATGLHHLVWEIVDNAVDEALSGFGDKIDVTIHKDGSLTVADHGRGMPVGMHAMGIPTVEVIFTVLHAGGKFGQGGYKTSGGLHGVGSSVVNALSSWLEVEITRDGTIYKQRFENGGKPATTLKKIGTAAKSKSGTKVTFMPDDTIFSTIDFKYNTISERLNESAFLLKNVHLSLTDERTGESVDFHYENGVQDFVSYLNEDKETLTPVLYFEGEEGGFQVEVALQYNDGYSDNILSFVNNVRTKDGGTHETGLKSAITKVMNDYARKTGLLKEKDKNLEGSDYREGLAAVLSILVPEEHLQFEGQTKDKLGSPLARPAVDSIVSDKLTFFLLENGELASNLIRKAIKARDAREAARKARDESRSGKKNKKDKGLLSGKLTPAQSKNPAKNELYLVEGDSAGGSAKQGRDRKFQAILPLRGKVINTAKAKMADILKNEEINTMIYTIGAGVGSDFSLEDANYDKIIIMTDADTDGAHIQTLLLTFFYRYMRPLVEAGHVYIALPPLYKMSKGKGKNEVVEYAWTDGELEDLRKKFGKGAMLQRYKGLGEMNADQLWETTMNPENRTLIRVTIDDLARAERRVNVLMGDKVPPRRKWIEDNVKFTLEESGEVIF, from the coding sequence GTGGCAAAAAAGGAAATCAATATTAACAATTACAATGATGATGCCATTCAAGTATTAGAAGGATTGGACGCGGTTCGTAAGCGTCCTGGTATGTATATCGGATCAACGGATGCAACTGGGCTTCACCATTTGGTCTGGGAAATTGTTGACAATGCAGTTGACGAGGCTCTGTCTGGCTTTGGTGATAAGATTGACGTGACCATTCACAAAGACGGGAGTTTGACTGTGGCAGACCACGGTCGGGGAATGCCAGTCGGTATGCACGCTATGGGCATCCCAACAGTAGAAGTCATCTTTACAGTGCTCCACGCTGGGGGTAAATTCGGTCAGGGTGGTTACAAGACCTCTGGGGGGCTGCACGGTGTGGGTTCTTCTGTGGTCAATGCGCTGTCTAGCTGGCTGGAAGTTGAAATCACACGTGACGGTACAATTTATAAACAACGTTTTGAAAATGGTGGAAAGCCAGCAACAACTTTGAAGAAAATTGGGACAGCAGCTAAGTCCAAATCTGGTACGAAAGTGACCTTTATGCCTGACGACACGATTTTTTCAACGATAGATTTCAAATACAATACCATTTCGGAGCGGCTCAATGAATCAGCCTTTCTCTTGAAAAATGTTCACCTTTCTCTGACAGATGAGCGAACGGGCGAGTCTGTTGATTTTCATTATGAAAATGGGGTGCAGGACTTTGTCAGCTATCTGAACGAAGACAAGGAAACTTTGACACCAGTTCTTTATTTTGAAGGAGAAGAGGGCGGTTTTCAAGTGGAAGTGGCTCTCCAGTACAACGACGGTTATTCAGACAATATCCTTTCTTTTGTCAATAACGTCCGCACCAAGGACGGCGGAACGCACGAGACGGGGCTTAAGTCTGCTATTACCAAGGTCATGAATGACTATGCAAGAAAGACTGGTTTGCTGAAAGAAAAGGACAAAAATCTGGAAGGCTCTGACTACCGTGAGGGCTTAGCGGCTGTTCTTTCTATCTTAGTGCCAGAAGAGCATTTGCAATTTGAAGGGCAGACCAAGGACAAGCTGGGCAGTCCGCTTGCTCGTCCTGCGGTGGATTCGATTGTGTCAGACAAGTTGACTTTCTTCCTCTTGGAAAATGGGGAATTGGCATCTAATCTCATCCGCAAGGCAATTAAGGCGAGAGATGCGCGCGAGGCAGCCCGCAAGGCGAGAGATGAAAGCCGAAGTGGCAAGAAGAACAAGAAAGACAAGGGGCTTTTATCTGGAAAGCTAACGCCAGCTCAATCCAAAAATCCAGCTAAAAACGAACTCTATCTGGTCGAAGGCGATTCAGCGGGCGGCTCTGCCAAGCAAGGACGCGACCGCAAGTTTCAGGCGATTCTGCCCCTACGCGGTAAGGTCATCAATACCGCCAAGGCTAAAATGGCGGATATTCTCAAAAATGAAGAAATCAACACCATGATTTACACCATTGGTGCAGGTGTCGGATCGGACTTCTCCCTAGAAGATGCCAACTACGACAAGATTATCATCATGACCGATGCGGATACGGACGGTGCCCATATCCAGACGCTCTTGCTGACCTTCTTTTACCGCTACATGCGCCCACTCGTAGAAGCGGGGCATGTCTATATCGCCCTGCCTCCGCTCTATAAAATGTCCAAAGGCAAAGGCAAGAACGAGGTTGTCGAGTATGCTTGGACGGACGGCGAGCTAGAAGACCTGCGTAAGAAATTTGGCAAAGGTGCCATGCTGCAACGCTACAAAGGGCTTGGGGAAATGAACGCCGACCAGCTTTGGGAAACCACTATGAACCCTGAAAACCGCACCCTCATTCGCGTCACCATTGACGACTTGGCTCGTGCCGAGCGCCGCGTCAATGTCCTCATGGGCGACAAAGTCCCACCCCGCCGTAAATGGATTGAAGATAATGTCAAGTTTACGCTGGAGGAGAGTGGAGAAGTTATTTTTTAG
- the plsY gene encoding glycerol-3-phosphate 1-O-acyltransferase PlsY, whose amino-acid sequence MIKIVFTLIAAYLIGSIPAGLWIGQVFYKKNLREHGSGNTGTTNTFRVLGKKAGIITFIFDFFKGTFATLLPFFLHINGISPLVFGLLAVLGHTFPIFAEFKGGKAVATSAGVILGFSPTFFTYLAVIFFSCLYLTSMISFSSVTAAASAILGVLIFPLFGFLLPRYDVLFTVIVLALALIIIVRHKDNIQRIRMKQENLIPFGLNITKQQPKQK is encoded by the coding sequence ATGATAAAGATAGTTTTTACATTGATAGCAGCTTATTTGATTGGTTCAATCCCTGCCGGGCTTTGGATTGGACAAGTATTTTACAAGAAAAATCTCCGCGAACACGGCAGCGGAAATACAGGGACGACCAATACCTTTCGTGTCCTTGGAAAAAAAGCAGGCATCATCACCTTTATTTTTGACTTTTTTAAAGGGACATTTGCGACACTATTGCCATTTTTCCTTCATATCAACGGTATTTCTCCTCTCGTTTTTGGACTTTTAGCCGTTCTTGGGCATACCTTCCCCATTTTTGCTGAATTTAAAGGTGGTAAAGCCGTAGCAACTAGCGCAGGCGTCATTCTTGGATTTTCACCGACTTTCTTCACTTATTTAGCTGTCATCTTTTTCAGCTGCTTGTACCTGACTAGTATGATTTCCTTTTCAAGTGTGACAGCTGCTGCCTCCGCTATTCTGGGAGTCTTAATTTTCCCACTATTTGGCTTTCTTTTACCACGTTATGATGTACTCTTTACCGTAATTGTACTCGCATTAGCGCTCATCATTATCGTCCGACATAAAGATAATATCCAGCGAATTCGGATGAAACAAGAAAACCTCATTCCCTTCGGATTGAATATCACAAAACAACAACCTAAACAGAAATAA
- a CDS encoding tetratricopeptide repeat protein — MTEEQLQKAWQALFDGQYQLAKQFVYQIDQDSYSTLNLKAYIALEEKDFQLARQFLKDYYAQAMSEKNLEEQHIGLHQLAMVEREEEHFQKAYDLIMTEAAIITEHFPNDVLKKSVNLYEQGYLQFKLGNIHLAEELLQETLNLALQTDDLVNHACAYRALAEVMLAKRDIKRAKLYAQKALACFEKAGDGVGAAGLKDLMTQINSQDRSL, encoded by the coding sequence ATGACAGAAGAACAACTTCAAAAAGCCTGGCAAGCATTGTTTGACGGGCAATATCAGCTTGCCAAGCAATTCGTTTATCAAATAGACCAAGATAGTTATAGTACGCTGAATTTAAAAGCTTATATTGCTTTAGAAGAAAAGGATTTTCAGTTGGCTCGTCAGTTTTTAAAAGACTACTATGCTCAGGCTATGTCTGAAAAGAATCTAGAAGAACAACATATAGGCTTGCATCAATTAGCTATGGTCGAACGAGAAGAAGAACATTTTCAAAAAGCTTATGACTTGATAATGACAGAAGCTGCAATTATTACAGAGCATTTCCCCAATGATGTCCTAAAGAAATCAGTCAATTTGTACGAACAAGGATATTTACAGTTCAAACTTGGAAATATTCATCTTGCAGAAGAGCTTTTGCAAGAAACACTAAATTTAGCATTGCAGACAGATGATTTAGTCAACCATGCTTGTGCTTATCGCGCCTTGGCTGAGGTAATGTTAGCTAAGAGAGATATAAAAAGAGCTAAGCTTTATGCACAAAAAGCACTGGCGTGTTTTGAAAAAGCAGGTGACGGCGTTGGAGCAGCAGGACTGAAGGACTTAATGACACAGATAAACTCACAAGATAGAAGTTTATAA